From the Nostoc sp. PCC 7107 genome, the window TTTAACCATTGAACCAGGGACGGCTTTTGGTCGCTACTACAAACCTGGTGATAATCCTCTACCCACAGATGAAACTACCGTCAAAATGTACCAGATGGGACAGCAAGTATTGACTGGTGCAGGTTATGACCATTATGAAATTTCTAATTATGCCCAACCTGGACATCAGTGCCAGCATAATCGAGTGTATTGGGAAAACCGCCCTTATTATGGTTTTGGGATGGGTGCAGCAAGTTACACAACCGGAAAACGCTTCACACGCCCGCGCAAAACTCAGGAATATTATCAATGGGTGCAAGCTGGCGGCATAATTGATTGTGAGGTGACTCCACCAGCCGAAGTATTGTTAGAAACTTTAATGTTGGGTTTGCGCTTGGCTGAGGGTGTAAGTGTTTCCCTGTTAAAGCAAAAATTTGGCGAAGGCAAAATAGCGGAAATTTTTCAATGTTTACAACAGTATTTTGCTAAAGGTTGGGTAAAAGTCGCAGAAGAAAGGTTGCAATTAACTGACCCAGAAGGATTTTTATTTTCTAATGTAGTTTTGGCTGATTTATTTAATAAATTAGGTTAGCAACAGATTTGACTGCTAACTTTTTGCCACGGCGATCGCGTGTATCCACAAAAGCAACGGTATCATTTGGATTAAATTCAATCTATTCTGCACCTGTGACTTGAGTAAAAGTCAACTGTTGCAGAGAATTTCCCCGACCCCTCCCCTGTGTCCCTGCATTCCATCTCCCACATCCAACTTTCTCTATACAATCCGGCTACGACGATACCCAGAAGGTCTTAAAATATTGTTAATTTCTGCTAGACCCCTCGACCTTAAATTTACAAGTATCACCCCAAAATTACTATGGCTATTGGCTACGTCGCGCTTGTACTTCACGCACACCTGCCCTTCGTTCGTCACCCAGAAAGTGACTATGTGCTGGAGGAAGAATGGCTTTATGAAGCCATTACCGAAACATATATTCCCTTACTAAAAGTTTTTGAAGGCTTAAAGCGAGACGGCATTGACTTTAAAATCACAATGAGTATGACACCACCTTTGGTGTCAATGCTGCGCGACCCCCTGTTGCAAGAACGCTATGATGCTCACTTAGCCAAATTAGAGGAACTTACAGAACTAGAAATTGAGCATAATGCTCAAAACGGTCATGTTCGTTATTTGGCTGAACACTACGCCGCTGAGTTTAACGAAGCGCGGGAGATGTGGGAGCGCTATAAAGGTGATTTAGTCACTGCTTTTAAGCAATTCCAAGACAGTAATAATTTGGAAATTATTACTTGTGGTGCTACCCACGGCTATTTGCCATTAATGAAAATGTATCCCCAAGCTGTGTGGGCGCAAATTCAAGTAGCTTGCGAACACTACGAACAAACCTTCGGTCGTCCACCCAAAGGTATTTGGTTGCCAGAATGCGCCTACTATGAAGGTCTGGAGCGAATGCTGGCAGATGCTGGGTTACGCTACTTCCTCACAGATGGACATGGTATTCTCTACGCTCGTCCCCGTCCGCGCTTTGGCAGCTATGCGCCGATTTTCACTGAAACAGGTGTTGCAGCTTTTGGCAGAGACCATGAATCTTCACAGCAGGTATGGTCTTCTGAGGTGGGCTATCCTGGTGCAGCGGAATATCGAGAATTTTACAAAGATTTAGGCTGGGAGGCTGAATATGATTACATCAAACCCTATATCATGCCCAATGGTCAGCGAAAAAACACGGGGATTAAGTACCATAAAATTACAGGACGCGGTTTAGGGTTATCAGATAAGGCACTATATGATCCTTATTGGGCGAAGGAAAAAGCCGCAGAACACGCGGCTAACTTTATGTATAACCGCGAACGGCAAGCGGAACATCTTTATGGAATTATGCAGCGTCCGCCGATTATTGTTTCGCCCTACGATGCAGAGTTATTTGGACATTGGT encodes:
- a CDS encoding glycoside hydrolase family 57 protein, translated to MAIGYVALVLHAHLPFVRHPESDYVLEEEWLYEAITETYIPLLKVFEGLKRDGIDFKITMSMTPPLVSMLRDPLLQERYDAHLAKLEELTELEIEHNAQNGHVRYLAEHYAAEFNEAREMWERYKGDLVTAFKQFQDSNNLEIITCGATHGYLPLMKMYPQAVWAQIQVACEHYEQTFGRPPKGIWLPECAYYEGLERMLADAGLRYFLTDGHGILYARPRPRFGSYAPIFTETGVAAFGRDHESSQQVWSSEVGYPGAAEYREFYKDLGWEAEYDYIKPYIMPNGQRKNTGIKYHKITGRGLGLSDKALYDPYWAKEKAAEHAANFMYNRERQAEHLYGIMQRPPIIVSPYDAELFGHWWYEGPWFIDYLFRKSWYDQGTYQMTHLADYLRVEPSQQVCRPSQSSWGYKGFHEYWLNETNAWVYQHLHKAAERMIEISKLEPADELEWRALNQAAREVLLAQSSDWAFIMRTGTMVPYAIRRTRSHLMRFNKLYDDVKVGKIDSGWLEKVELMDNIFPEINYRVYRPL